The following proteins are encoded in a genomic region of Allorhizobium pseudoryzae:
- a CDS encoding aminotransferase class I/II-fold pyridoxal phosphate-dependent enzyme has product MINASDRQFHEQSLQSFRNTGTMIDVAGTSFDAAHFRGIMALYAAPGVGRSVRLAHNGQDAIDFVRCSYLGLDNHPAIVEGAAKAVLDDGTLHWSCARTRLNFRRLGDVEDKLSDLFGARALTFTTVLAANMSALPLIASGHLTGGQRPVMVFDRLAHATLAHHKGVVAQETRVETIAHNDLARLKEICRDNARVAYVCDGIYSMGGQAPIAALRDLQNRYGLFLYIDDAHGVSLFGPQGEGYARSQINDIGDRTIIASSLGKGFGASGGVLLLGSAGQELLFRRFAIAHAFSASLNTAALGAVAASANIHRSPELALRQNRLAANVALLDELIPSDFAGQPFPIRMFPIGDELLTINTARELLQRGFYVSAVFFPTVARGKAGLRVCLTADHTEEQLRGLAGAFADINAGLIGTDPSI; this is encoded by the coding sequence ATGATAAACGCGTCCGACAGGCAGTTTCACGAGCAATCTCTTCAGTCTTTCCGCAATACCGGCACGATGATCGATGTCGCAGGCACCAGCTTCGATGCGGCTCATTTCCGGGGCATCATGGCGCTATATGCGGCGCCGGGTGTCGGTCGGTCCGTTCGTCTGGCCCATAATGGTCAAGACGCGATCGACTTTGTCCGGTGCTCGTATCTCGGTCTTGATAATCATCCGGCAATCGTTGAGGGCGCTGCAAAGGCGGTGTTGGACGACGGGACGCTTCATTGGTCGTGCGCGCGCACGCGTCTCAACTTTCGTCGTCTAGGGGACGTTGAGGATAAACTTTCCGATCTGTTCGGGGCCCGGGCCTTGACATTCACCACCGTGCTGGCCGCCAACATGAGCGCACTCCCCCTGATTGCGTCGGGGCATCTGACCGGTGGACAAAGGCCAGTCATGGTTTTTGATCGCCTCGCTCATGCAACCCTCGCCCATCATAAGGGGGTTGTCGCGCAGGAGACGCGCGTGGAAACAATCGCACATAACGATTTGGCTCGCCTCAAGGAGATCTGCCGCGACAATGCCCGGGTGGCTTATGTTTGCGATGGCATCTATTCCATGGGCGGCCAGGCTCCGATCGCAGCTTTGCGGGACCTGCAGAACCGTTACGGTCTGTTTTTGTATATTGATGATGCCCATGGTGTCTCTCTATTCGGACCTCAAGGCGAGGGGTACGCACGCAGCCAGATCAATGACATCGGTGACCGCACGATAATCGCCTCGTCTCTGGGAAAGGGTTTCGGCGCTTCGGGCGGCGTCCTGTTACTCGGGTCTGCCGGGCAGGAGCTTTTGTTCCGGCGCTTTGCGATTGCGCATGCGTTTTCCGCATCTTTGAACACCGCTGCACTTGGCGCTGTGGCTGCGTCCGCAAATATTCATCGTTCACCAGAGCTTGCCCTGCGGCAGAACCGTCTGGCGGCAAATGTCGCGCTCCTCGACGAACTCATTCCGAGCGACTTTGCGGGACAACCCTTCCCCATCCGAATGTTTCCGATCGGCGACGAACTGCTCACGATCAATACGGCGCGGGAGCTTCTCCAACGCGGCTTTTACGTTTCCGCCGTCTTTTTCCCGACCGTTGCCCGCGGCAAGGCGGGTCTGCGCGTCTGCCTAACCGCCGACCATACCGAAGAGCAGCTGCGTGGATTGGCCGGCGCCTTTGCTGACATCAATGCAGGTCTCATCGGAACCGACCCGTCGATATGA
- a CDS encoding LuxR family transcriptional regulator, which translates to MTMTLGKDMLDALRLLIDMIDASADETMIRYALRSFVRANGFSYFAYLQADDASCQYITNFPEDWLRIYRSDRYAVIDPVRRLAKLKKSPFPWQTSDWDVSGKPSELRKFAGDAKRHGVLFGVTIPAEGSFGAHLQLSFVGGDKDKVSAIIQEQGKALQAVLSIHYRLQLVQTAARSKSIRRLSPRELSCLRWSMKGKYAHEIAILAHLTPRTVQAYLDSARQKLGAANIPHLISLAKDAGLI; encoded by the coding sequence ATGACGATGACCTTGGGGAAAGATATGCTTGATGCCTTGCGCCTGCTCATCGATATGATCGACGCATCCGCTGACGAAACAATGATCCGGTATGCACTGCGGTCTTTCGTGCGCGCAAACGGCTTCAGCTACTTCGCCTATCTGCAGGCGGATGATGCTTCCTGCCAGTACATCACCAATTTTCCCGAGGACTGGTTGCGCATCTATCGATCAGATCGCTATGCGGTCATCGATCCGGTTCGGCGCCTCGCAAAGCTCAAGAAATCTCCCTTCCCCTGGCAAACATCCGATTGGGACGTTTCGGGGAAACCTTCCGAGCTTCGGAAATTTGCCGGTGATGCGAAACGCCACGGCGTACTTTTCGGCGTCACAATTCCGGCTGAGGGAAGCTTCGGCGCGCATCTGCAGCTTTCGTTCGTCGGCGGAGACAAGGATAAGGTCAGCGCAATTATCCAGGAGCAAGGCAAGGCACTGCAGGCCGTCTTGTCGATCCATTACCGTCTGCAACTCGTTCAGACGGCCGCCCGGTCCAAATCAATCCGTCGGCTTTCGCCTCGAGAGCTTTCGTGTCTGCGGTGGTCGATGAAGGGGAAATATGCCCACGAGATCGCCATCCTCGCTCACCTTACACCGCGCACGGTCCAGGCCTACCTCGACAGCGCGCGGCAAAAGCTCGGTGCTGCGAACATCCCGCACCTGATCTCACTCGCAAAAGATGCGGGTCTCATCTAG
- a CDS encoding GNAT family N-acetyltransferase, whose protein sequence is MPESRFEALCHDDLNTVTGVWSDLERSGFVTPFQSLQWIEVLLRTLAGLPNTRFFVVEVRDRHSQSPLMLLPMCLVQHRGYRVVEFASFDVCDLSMPVLAGNDALVDPKDAEYLWQAVVSVLPPADLIEITQIPKQYRGRVNPLACVPGTVPASVSRYEASIEGDPAKIVEGLANSQTRRILKTSNRRLSERGTVRFAVAETREDLDQLFPVMLAQRQERFLELGRYDLLTRSDIQTFYDSAVRSSLSTDGLARMWALFVNDEPIATCLGLVHKQSFTLLIITMAGGSWASCSPGIALLSRIIQWSAEQGLTRIDFSVSDASYKTGLGGRPEAMLELKLPVTTVGRTVHAVGRSLDDLKARLKAHPVLFAFARKLVRSARRSGRRIGTLRLQYKGPTHVIWFNILMPFCL, encoded by the coding sequence ATGCCAGAGTCACGGTTTGAAGCGTTGTGCCACGATGATCTGAACACGGTGACCGGTGTTTGGTCGGATTTGGAACGCTCCGGATTTGTGACGCCGTTTCAAAGCCTTCAGTGGATTGAAGTCCTTCTTCGAACTCTGGCAGGTCTTCCAAATACTAGGTTCTTCGTTGTGGAGGTGCGGGATCGTCATTCGCAGTCACCTTTGATGCTGCTGCCGATGTGCCTCGTTCAGCATCGGGGCTATCGTGTTGTGGAATTTGCGTCCTTCGACGTTTGTGATCTCAGCATGCCGGTTCTCGCCGGGAATGATGCTCTGGTTGATCCTAAGGATGCAGAATATCTGTGGCAGGCCGTTGTTTCGGTGCTGCCGCCTGCCGATCTCATTGAAATTACACAGATTCCCAAGCAGTATCGCGGTCGGGTCAATCCGCTTGCCTGCGTTCCGGGAACCGTGCCTGCATCTGTGTCGCGCTATGAAGCCAGCATAGAGGGCGACCCGGCCAAGATCGTAGAAGGGCTTGCCAACAGTCAGACCCGTCGCATCCTCAAGACGTCAAACCGTCGGCTGAGTGAACGTGGCACCGTTCGCTTTGCCGTTGCCGAGACGCGCGAAGATCTCGACCAATTGTTTCCCGTCATGTTGGCCCAGCGTCAAGAGCGTTTCCTCGAGCTGGGTCGTTATGACCTTTTGACGCGCTCTGATATCCAAACCTTCTACGACAGTGCAGTGCGCTCCAGTCTCTCCACCGATGGTCTCGCAAGAATGTGGGCGCTGTTCGTCAATGACGAACCCATTGCCACATGCCTCGGCCTGGTGCACAAGCAGAGCTTTACCTTACTTATCATCACAATGGCCGGCGGATCTTGGGCGTCCTGTTCGCCCGGCATCGCACTTCTGTCGAGGATCATTCAATGGTCTGCAGAGCAGGGGCTGACACGCATCGACTTTTCCGTCAGCGACGCCTCGTACAAGACCGGACTTGGCGGCCGTCCAGAAGCGATGCTGGAACTGAAACTGCCGGTGACAACGGTAGGACGAACTGTGCATGCCGTTGGACGTTCACTTGATGACCTGAAAGCTCGACTAAAGGCGCACCCCGTCTTATTCGCGTTCGCCCGAAAACTCGTACGGTCCGCCAGGCGTAGTGGGCGACGGATCGGCACTCTTCGGCTCCAATATAAAGGACCAACCCATGTCATTTGGTTCAATATATTGATGCCGTTCTGCCTCTAG
- the trbI gene encoding IncP-type conjugal transfer protein TrbI, whose product MVQSLQLGTAGNADDQQSMRRLNRLPIVVVIVIIVLFFGIVIVGLSWRGLSFNRGNERDSTSASPATTFGDQLKRGVSDGIIGEPESREVFQPTPTLVEREPVRETAVERQNEVHRERRSRLEPEAEWKARLKREQDEQILREAQRQRMARLQARATALDSPLKVDVSEIQRSTSETRGDARPLPNATTHSASDLYSAAMKSGLLGESVDQNDQSSKEEFFNQDIKELGYLPNQVVRQFSRYELKRGSVIPATMITGLNSDLPGRISAQVSQNVYDSATGYRLLIPQGAKLFGRYDSKLSFGQERVLVVWTDLIFPNGSTLQIGGMSGTDAEGYGGFRDKVDRHLWRTFGSAALVAIIGTGIDMSLPGSSTLATQDTASDAARRNFAESFGRVAEQTISKNLNVQPTIRIRPGFQFNVLVDQDIIFPAAYRN is encoded by the coding sequence ATGGTTCAATCGCTCCAGCTCGGGACAGCGGGTAATGCTGACGATCAACAAAGCATGCGACGCCTCAATCGCCTGCCGATTGTTGTCGTGATCGTCATCATCGTATTGTTCTTCGGCATCGTGATCGTCGGCCTGTCGTGGCGCGGTCTTTCCTTCAACCGTGGAAACGAGCGCGACAGCACCTCCGCGTCACCGGCGACAACATTTGGCGATCAGCTGAAGCGAGGTGTGTCGGACGGGATCATCGGCGAGCCGGAGAGTCGTGAGGTGTTTCAACCGACGCCGACCCTTGTCGAGCGCGAGCCGGTAAGAGAGACCGCCGTGGAGCGACAGAATGAGGTCCACAGGGAAAGGCGATCTCGACTCGAACCGGAAGCCGAGTGGAAGGCGCGGCTGAAACGGGAACAGGACGAGCAGATTCTCCGCGAAGCGCAGCGTCAGAGGATGGCGCGCCTGCAGGCGCGCGCGACGGCCCTTGATTCTCCGCTCAAGGTAGACGTCTCCGAGATCCAAAGGAGCACCTCTGAAACGAGAGGCGACGCCCGCCCATTGCCAAACGCCACAACGCACAGTGCATCCGATCTCTATAGCGCGGCAATGAAATCCGGCTTGCTCGGCGAGAGTGTCGATCAAAATGACCAGAGCTCAAAGGAGGAGTTTTTCAACCAGGACATCAAGGAGCTTGGCTACTTACCGAACCAAGTGGTGCGGCAATTCTCGCGCTATGAGTTGAAGCGTGGATCCGTCATTCCTGCCACGATGATCACGGGCCTGAACTCCGATCTTCCCGGCAGGATTTCGGCGCAGGTCAGCCAGAACGTTTACGACAGCGCAACCGGCTACCGGCTGCTTATCCCTCAGGGCGCCAAGCTGTTTGGTCGCTACGATTCCAAGCTCTCTTTTGGACAGGAGCGCGTGTTGGTCGTCTGGACCGACCTGATCTTCCCAAATGGCTCGACGCTTCAGATCGGCGGCATGTCCGGCACGGATGCCGAAGGCTATGGCGGGTTCAGAGACAAGGTCGATCGCCATCTCTGGCGGACATTCGGGTCTGCCGCTCTCGTGGCGATAATCGGCACGGGGATTGACATGTCCTTGCCCGGGAGTTCGACCTTGGCCACGCAGGATACAGCATCTGATGCCGCGCGGCGAAATTTTGCCGAGAGCTTTGGTCGGGTGGCCGAGCAGACAATTTCAAAAAATCTCAATGTGCAGCCAACGATCAGGATCCGGCCAGGCTTCCAGTTCAACGTGTTGGTTGATCAGGATATTATCTTCCCAGCTGCGTATCGAAACTAG
- the trbH gene encoding conjugal transfer protein TrbH: MKKTIATVIITAILSGCQTADETLMTSSTPIAVTGASASAIAGDMAGRLAEQVGQTGTTTLKMAKDTSEYAAALEAALKGWGYTVIVDGKVPKDHKPVQIEWSIDSFDGHVLARVSTPAFALGRAYTATSTGATPASPLSIMQRN, encoded by the coding sequence ATGAAGAAGACCATCGCCACCGTCATAATCACTGCCATCCTTTCCGGTTGCCAGACTGCAGATGAGACGCTGATGACAAGTTCCACACCGATTGCGGTCACGGGTGCCAGCGCAAGTGCGATCGCTGGCGACATGGCTGGCCGGCTTGCCGAACAGGTCGGGCAGACTGGCACAACAACACTGAAAATGGCCAAGGATACATCCGAGTATGCCGCTGCCCTTGAGGCCGCGCTGAAGGGATGGGGATACACGGTCATCGTCGACGGCAAGGTGCCCAAGGATCACAAACCGGTGCAAATCGAGTGGTCGATCGACAGCTTCGACGGACATGTCCTGGCGCGTGTCAGCACACCGGCCTTCGCGCTCGGGCGTGCCTATACCGCAACATCCACGGGCGCAACGCCGGCCAGTCCACTTTCGATCATGCAGCGAAACTGA
- the trbG gene encoding P-type conjugative transfer protein TrbG: protein MHRTGLIAAVGCMAGLVLADCAVAQSMTSNEVKGTNISRKWRGTPGLVTTGPDGKVIFLFGETQPSVVCSPLQVCDIELQGGEIVRDVLVGDTVRWKVEPATSGATGGQAIHLIVKPSEAGLVTSMVVTTSRRTYHIQLKSHPSQYMARIGFEYPEDVSTKLADINARLETGGIPGTAPDKLNFSYSVSGHASWRPKRVYSDGTKTYIQFPRSISGQDAPVLFVVSGGRNRIVNYRMKNDMMIVDYAIDKGVLVSGTGWRQQKITIRRGG from the coding sequence ATGCACAGAACAGGATTGATCGCGGCCGTCGGCTGCATGGCAGGACTCGTCCTTGCGGATTGCGCAGTCGCACAGAGCATGACGTCGAACGAGGTGAAGGGGACCAACATCTCGCGGAAGTGGCGGGGAACGCCAGGTCTGGTGACGACCGGACCAGACGGGAAAGTGATCTTTCTCTTCGGCGAGACCCAGCCCTCCGTAGTGTGCTCGCCGCTTCAGGTCTGCGACATCGAGCTGCAAGGCGGCGAGATCGTCCGCGATGTGCTTGTCGGTGACACCGTCCGTTGGAAAGTCGAACCGGCAACGTCGGGAGCAACCGGTGGGCAGGCGATCCACCTGATCGTGAAACCGTCCGAGGCAGGTCTCGTCACGTCCATGGTCGTTACGACGTCAAGGCGGACTTACCACATTCAGCTCAAATCCCACCCCAGTCAGTACATGGCGAGGATCGGGTTTGAGTACCCGGAAGATGTGTCTACCAAGCTGGCCGACATCAATGCCCGGCTCGAGACCGGAGGAATTCCCGGAACTGCTCCGGACAAACTGAACTTCTCCTATTCGGTCAGTGGTCACGCCTCGTGGCGGCCGAAGCGCGTCTATTCCGACGGAACCAAAACCTACATCCAGTTTCCCCGATCTATTTCCGGGCAGGACGCTCCAGTGCTGTTCGTGGTCAGCGGCGGCCGGAATCGTATCGTCAACTACCGCATGAAGAACGACATGATGATTGTCGACTACGCCATCGACAAGGGCGTGCTTGTGTCCGGGACTGGTTGGCGTCAGCAGAAAATCACGATCCGGCGGGGAGGTTGA
- a CDS encoding conjugal transfer protein TrbF, giving the protein MAANRPPDSPYLAARQEWTERYGSYVQAARAWRIVGILGLSMAVIGFTYALYLSTQVKLVPYIVEVDKLGTSATAGFPQQIEYADARVVRASLGNFITSLKSITPDAVVQKQYIDRTYALLRTSDPATQKINAWFRGNSPFEKAKTSTVAIEVNNIVALSNQTYQIDWTEYERDRKGKETGTRRFRGIATVALTAPQDEAIIRLNPIGLYVQDFDWTAQL; this is encoded by the coding sequence ATGGCAGCAAACCGGCCGCCCGACAGTCCCTACCTTGCCGCGCGGCAGGAATGGACGGAACGATATGGATCCTACGTCCAGGCCGCGCGCGCGTGGCGGATCGTCGGCATTCTCGGACTTTCCATGGCCGTGATCGGCTTCACCTATGCCCTGTATCTCAGCACGCAGGTCAAGCTCGTGCCCTACATCGTCGAGGTCGACAAGCTTGGGACGTCGGCAACGGCCGGCTTCCCCCAGCAAATCGAGTATGCCGACGCCCGCGTTGTCCGCGCGAGCCTCGGCAACTTCATCACCAGCCTGAAGTCGATCACGCCCGACGCTGTCGTGCAGAAGCAATATATCGACCGGACCTATGCGCTTCTCAGGACATCCGATCCCGCGACCCAGAAGATTAATGCCTGGTTCCGCGGCAACTCGCCGTTCGAAAAGGCCAAGACATCGACCGTCGCCATCGAGGTCAACAACATCGTCGCGCTCTCCAACCAGACCTATCAGATCGACTGGACCGAGTATGAACGCGACCGCAAGGGCAAGGAGACCGGCACAAGGCGGTTTCGTGGCATCGCGACGGTCGCGCTGACCGCGCCACAGGACGAGGCGATCATCCGTCTCAATCCGATCGGTCTTTATGTCCAGGACTTCGACTGGACCGCGCAGCTTTAA
- the trbL gene encoding P-type conjugative transfer protein TrbL, whose product MLVAFIAVSVQPAIAQEGSVLTALQNEITTAAKGWESTVMDAARSLFWILAGIEIGIAAVWLALQAASLDSWFAELVRRIMFVGFFAFVLAQGPTFAKAVVDSLFQIGAGGGTASPADVFNAGLTVATKMSEKVQFGLFEDNALAISAAFAMVVTVIAFSLVAAIFVSVMVEMYLGLLAGMIMLGLGGSSFTKDFAIRYLIYAFSVGMKLMALVMISRIGSEVLTGLANRPDVGDQFQTALAIAGIAVVVFIVAMYVPNIIQGVVQGASVTGGMESIRHSGQAASFALGAVSLAAGAVGAGAAAAQSARAAGSSFAAAALRGMGAGIGSAGKAAGSAAKEKAIGSPGAYAGSIMGLANAKLDQSRTGQSGPRTPPERNDK is encoded by the coding sequence ATGCTCGTCGCATTCATCGCCGTGTCGGTCCAGCCCGCAATTGCGCAGGAGGGGTCGGTCCTGACAGCCCTCCAGAACGAGATCACCACTGCCGCGAAGGGTTGGGAGAGCACCGTCATGGATGCGGCGAGATCTCTATTCTGGATTCTCGCAGGGATCGAAATCGGTATTGCCGCCGTCTGGCTGGCGCTTCAGGCCGCATCCCTTGACAGCTGGTTCGCTGAACTGGTCCGGCGCATCATGTTCGTGGGCTTCTTCGCTTTCGTTCTCGCGCAGGGTCCGACCTTCGCGAAGGCGGTCGTCGATAGCCTGTTTCAGATCGGCGCTGGTGGAGGCACGGCTTCGCCAGCCGATGTGTTCAACGCAGGTCTAACCGTCGCGACCAAGATGTCAGAGAAGGTGCAATTCGGGCTGTTCGAGGACAACGCGCTCGCAATTTCGGCGGCCTTTGCGATGGTCGTAACGGTGATCGCATTCTCGCTCGTTGCCGCGATCTTCGTATCCGTGATGGTCGAGATGTATCTCGGTCTGCTCGCCGGCATGATCATGCTCGGATTGGGAGGCTCGTCCTTCACCAAGGACTTTGCCATCCGGTACCTGATCTATGCTTTCTCGGTTGGCATGAAACTGATGGCGTTGGTCATGATTTCCCGGATCGGTTCCGAAGTCTTGACGGGCCTAGCTAACCGGCCCGACGTCGGGGACCAGTTTCAGACCGCATTGGCGATCGCCGGGATCGCGGTCGTGGTCTTCATTGTCGCCATGTACGTCCCCAATATCATTCAAGGTGTTGTGCAAGGGGCATCGGTCACGGGCGGCATGGAAAGCATCCGCCACAGTGGGCAGGCCGCATCCTTTGCACTTGGCGCGGTGTCGCTGGCCGCAGGTGCTGTCGGAGCCGGCGCAGCAGCAGCTCAATCCGCGCGCGCAGCAGGATCCTCATTCGCCGCGGCAGCGCTTCGCGGCATGGGCGCCGGGATCGGGTCGGCTGGAAAGGCTGCGGGTTCGGCTGCCAAGGAAAAGGCAATCGGTTCGCCCGGAGCCTATGCCGGTTCGATCATGGGGCTTGCCAACGCCAAGCTCGATCAGAGCCGAACCGGACAAAGCGGCCCCAGGACGCCGCCAGAACGAAACGACAAGTAA
- the trbK gene encoding entry exclusion protein TrbK — protein MVRTKLILAMTAVIISFGATGLWFLISQRQVAHERHEKFFGSTKEYPTSGGEKMKIEWYANDL, from the coding sequence ATGGTGAGAACAAAGCTGATCCTGGCCATGACCGCCGTAATCATCTCATTCGGTGCAACAGGCCTGTGGTTCCTGATCTCCCAGAGACAGGTGGCGCATGAACGGCACGAAAAATTCTTTGGGTCGACGAAGGAGTATCCGACGTCGGGCGGCGAGAAGATGAAGATCGAGTGGTATGCGAATGACCTCTGA
- the trbJ gene encoding P-type conjugative transfer protein TrbJ, which yields MPGRTSTSTNWIVATMTAVIALLPIASAHAGSVTGAATEWTQLANNAQLIDLLKSSGLQVDNQLTQITQLAEQIQNQLKIYENMLQNTTQLPDHIWGQVESDLNRLRNIVDQGQSISFSMGNADDVLQQRFKSYADLKTNLPNAESFSSTYQSWSDTNRDTIGSTLKAASLTADQFDTEEGTMRSLRSMSESADGQMKALQVGHQIAAQQVSQMQKLRGLVSQQMTMMGTWLQTEQTDKDLTQARREAFFKSTAPSTSGGEKMKVEW from the coding sequence ATGCCAGGTCGCACCTCAACGTCCACTAATTGGATCGTTGCAACGATGACTGCGGTCATCGCGCTGTTGCCGATTGCTTCCGCCCATGCGGGATCTGTAACGGGCGCTGCCACCGAATGGACGCAGCTTGCCAACAATGCGCAGCTCATTGACCTTCTGAAAAGCTCTGGCCTGCAGGTCGATAACCAGCTGACGCAGATCACGCAACTCGCCGAGCAGATCCAGAACCAGCTGAAGATTTACGAGAACATGCTACAGAACACGACGCAGCTTCCTGATCATATCTGGGGCCAGGTCGAGAGCGATCTCAACCGTCTGCGCAACATCGTTGATCAAGGGCAGAGCATCTCGTTTTCGATGGGCAATGCCGACGACGTCCTTCAGCAGCGTTTCAAGAGCTATGCGGACCTGAAGACCAATCTGCCCAATGCCGAATCCTTCTCGAGCACCTACCAGTCCTGGTCGGATACGAACCGGGACACGATCGGCAGCACGCTGAAGGCAGCAAGCCTGACAGCGGATCAGTTCGATACCGAGGAGGGCACGATGCGTTCGCTGCGATCGATGTCGGAGTCTGCCGACGGCCAGATGAAGGCTCTCCAGGTCGGACACCAGATCGCCGCTCAACAGGTGTCTCAGATGCAGAAGCTGCGCGGTCTTGTCTCCCAGCAGATGACGATGATGGGAACCTGGCTGCAGACCGAGCAGACGGACAAGGACCTCACGCAGGCCCGCCGTGAGGCATTCTTCAAATCAACTGCGCCCTCAACATCCGGCGGCGAGAAAATGAAAGTGGAATGGTGA